A portion of the Canis lupus baileyi chromosome 38, mCanLup2.hap1, whole genome shotgun sequence genome contains these proteins:
- the OR10X1 gene encoding olfactory receptor 10X1 — MKVNQTVLKEFILVGFSVYPHVQAFLFVVFLCLYLLTLTGNLAIMGLTWVDRSLHTPMYLFLGALSFSETCYTLTIIPKMLADLLTENKSISVMGCGLQMCFFLGLGGTNCIILTLMGYDRFLAICNPLRYPLLMTNGVCGQLVASAWGGGFLISLIETALIFRGSFCSPNLVKHFFCHMRTVARLACIDSNLTESIVTMISVSGLMGTFLLIIITYVFILSTVFRIPSAKGKQKAFSTCASHLTVVIIHFGFAAIVYMKPETSGGDDTLMSVPYTVITPFLSPLIFSLRNKDMKNAFRKVLGKRSFLNK; from the coding sequence ATGAAGGTCAACCAGACAGTCCTGAAGGAATTCATTCTTGTTGGCTTTTCCGTGTACCCCCATGTGCAGGCTTTCCTCTTCGTGGTCTTCCTTTGCCTCTATCTTCTCACCCTCACAGGTAACCTGGCTATCATGGGTCTAACTTGGGTGGACAGATCTCTCCACACCCCTATGTACCTCTTCCTTGGTGCCCTCTCTTTCTCCGAGACCTGCTACACACTGACCATCATCCCCAAGATGCTGGCCGATCTGCTGACTGAAAACAAGAGCATCTCAGTCATGGGGTGTGGCTTGCAGATGTGTTTCTTCTTGGGACTCGGTGGCACAAATTGTATCATCCTCACCTTGATGGGATATGATCGCTTTCTGGCCATCTGCAACCCTCTCAGATATCCACTGCTTATGACCAATGGGGTGTGTGGACAGCTTGTGGCCTCTGCTTGGGGGGGAGGCTTTCTCATCTCTCTGATAGAGACTGCACTGATATTCAGGGGCTCCTTCTGCAGCCCCAACCTCGTCAAACACTTCTTCTGCCACATGCGGACAGTGGCGAGGCTGGCCTGTATAGACAGCAACCTCACTGAATCCATTGTGACGATGATCTCAGTGTCAGGCTTGATGGGCACCTTCCTGCTCATCATCATCACTTACGTGTTCATTCTCTCCACTGTATTCAGGATCCCATCAGCCAAGGGCAAGCAGAAGGCCTTCTCTACCTGCGCCTCGCATCTCACAGTGGTCATTATCCACTTTGGGTTTGCCGCTATTGTCTATATGAAGCCAGAAACTTCGGGGGGAGATGATACCCTCATGTCTGTCCCTTATACAGTCATTACTCCTTTCCTCAGCCCCCTCATTTTCAGCCTCAGGAATAAGGACATGAAGAATGCCTTTAGGAAGGTGCTT